In a genomic window of Wyeomyia smithii strain HCP4-BCI-WySm-NY-G18 chromosome 1, ASM2978416v1, whole genome shotgun sequence:
- the LOC129717519 gene encoding cleavage stimulation factor subunit 2, giving the protein MMGDKSDQSIMDKSMRSVFVGNIPYEATEEKLKDIFSEVGPVISLKLVFDRESGKPKGYGFCEYKDQETALSAMRNLNGYEIGGRALRVDNACTEKSRMEMAALLQGPQIDNPYGDPCDPSQAPEIITKTVVSLPPEQMYELMKQMKTCFQNNPVEARDLLLKNPQLAYALLQTQVVMRIVDPASAVNFLHKSNQMPPILMNDSTTISPSQHSPAPLPVPAPMPVPPVGASASFGGNAGHDVDLRNVDPRLSRQINLDQDMRSLAAPGGLAPPMENMGGNFNQRGGPPPRPIGPQIPPQSNPFPVDPRQRPVDPRQGPKDPRQQPAGTINAGARSGPSASVASSAAAASAAAAASSNGIPNDASDQEKAALIMQVLQLSDEQIAMLPPEQRTSILVLKEQIAKSTQR; this is encoded by the exons ATGATGGGTGATAAAAGTGACCAAAGTATCATGGATAAATCCATGCGATCTGTCTTTG TCGGAAATATTCCTTATGAAGCAACAGAGGAGAAACTAAAGGATATTTTCAGTGAAGTTGGTCCAGTAATATCTTTGAA GCTCGTATTTGATCGTGAGAGCGGCAAACCGAAAGGGTATGGTTTCTGTGAATATAAAGATCAAGAGACGGCTCTCAGTGCTATGCGTAATCTCAATGGTTACGAAATCGGGGGCCGTGCTTTACGCGTGGACAATGCGTGTACCGAGAAATCGCGAATGGAAATGGCAGCTTTGCTTCAAGGACCACAAATTGACAATCCTTACGGAGACCCATGCGATCCTTCGCAAGCGCCGGAAATAATTACGAAAACGGTGGTTTCTCTTCCACCTGAGCAAATGTACGAGTTGATGAAACAGATGAAAACCTGTTTCCAAAACAACCCTGTAGAGGCAAGAGATCTATTGTTAAAGAATCCACAACTAGCTTATGCCCTTCTGCAGACACAAGTAGTTATGAGAATTGTTGATCCGGCATCGGCAGTGAATTTCCTTCATAAATCGAATCAGATGCCTCCCATTTTGATGAATGATTCAACAACTATTTCTCCATCGCAACACTCACCGGCACCATTGCCAGTTCCAGCCCCAATGCCGGTACCTCCAGTTGGAGCATCTGCTTCGTTTGGTGGAAATGCTGGTCATGATGTCGATTTACGAAATGTCGATCCTAGACTAAGTCGACAAATTAATTTGGATCAAGATATGCGATCTTTGGCTGCACCTGGTGGACTAGCGCCGCCGATGGAAAACATGGGTGGAAACTTCAATCAACGTGGAGGTCCTCCCCCACGTCCTATTGGTCCTCAAATACCGCCTCAATCGAATCCATTCCCAGTGGATCCTCGTCAACGACCGGTTGACCCCCGCCAGGGTCCCAAGGACCCACGTCAACAACCAGCTGGAACAATTAATGCTGGGGCGCGCTCTGGGCCATCAGCTTCGGTAGCATCGTCGGCTGCCGCAGCAAGTGCTGCTGCAGCAGCTTCTTCTAACGGTATTCCAAATGATGCTTCGGATCAGGAAAAAGCAGCTCTTATTATGCAGGTTTTGCAACTTTCGGATGAGCAAATTGCTATGCTACCACCGGAGCAGCGCACCAGTATACTCGTGTTGAAGGAGCAGATTGCCAAGAGTACCCAGCGATAG